Below is a window of Eschrichtius robustus isolate mEscRob2 chromosome 13, mEscRob2.pri, whole genome shotgun sequence DNA.
GTGAAGTTAACAGGGGCTTGGGTCACTCCAACTCTCCCTATCCCAAAAGGGGCCCCAGGAACAAAACAAGCAGGGAGCAAGCAGAAGGTTATTATATATCATGCTTTTaatacaaacttaaaaaaatctgGAACAATATAAACTGTACAGATTTGAtcaatctttttgttttgtttttaaactaaatCTCTAAACACACCAATGTTCCATTCCAAAATATTGCACAACATTCTGAATACAAAACGCTTGATTGTATTCCTCCTTcactaaagaaaacaaattcattACCCTGCTCCCCCGAGCTCCTCTCCATGTTGCCTCAGTGCCCCCCTTCCCATCCCCAGGGGTCAAACTAGAGAATCTACAGCTCACTGCACTGAGAAAAAGACATCATTCTGGACTAAAAGTTTACTTTCTTTACAAGACGATCCACCTTTTGACTTGTTCCTGGGAAAgaggggtagagagagagaggatggggaaaggggagaaataggttttattctcctctttttttattttaaagtttgtttttcctgaaaaaatatctttctctcctcttaagaaaaaatcttgaaaagaaaaaaattacttttacgttagaaatatacatatattatatatacctcTTACATTTTACAAATGTAGCAAATTATTCAATACAAACGGAcaccaaaaaatgtaaaaaacaaaaaaaaaagttttcctacGAAACCAGGTAAATTAGtgcagatttttgttttgttttcttaaaaaaaaaaataaaattgaagcaaAAATGCCTAGATTTGAGACAGACAGACTGAAGTGGGCGCAAGAGCCCAGCACAGGAGTCATGCTCCTGATCACACATTTTTCTTCGTATTTCAAAAGACACTAAGGGGTTGGTCTCCCCCTCCCTGGATGTGGTGAGGAACAAGCCGCCCAGGGTGTGGTGGGTGCCTGTGTGCAtgagtgggggaagaggggctggaagGGGGCATAAGGCAGCATCCAACCTTTCCCAGAGAGCAGcctgggcctgtcacctgtgcgGGAGCTGAGGGTAGGGAGAGGGTGGCCCAGACTGGGCCGGCCCCTGAGAAGTCTAGGGGGGACAGACGGTGCCGGGCCGAGGAGCCAGGGCATCGCCCCGCACGGGGAGGTAGAGCTGGTGCCCACTGCAGGGAAGAGGAGGCTGGCAGCGTCTGTCTGGGCCGGACCTGCTGCCACAGCAGTTGCCCACTTGGGGTcgctggggaggagagggtggggtgCCAAAGGCTTTGGTACTTTCTGGTGATGGGGGCCCTGATGCTACGTGCCCACTTGCCAAAGCGTCATGGCGTGGAAGCTAGCCCACTAGGGTTGGGTCAAGGTAACTTCTCTCcagcagaggtggggagggcTCTTCAAGAATCCAGACACGCCCCCTGCCGTGGCCAAGCGCCTGTCCAACCCAGCCTGCTCGAGATCATTCCTCACAGCATCGGGCCCAGTTGGGCCCATCGGGCCTGGGTCGGGCAGTGAGGGGATGGCAAGAGGTACCAAAAGTTTCTCAAGCAGGCAGGGGAAGAAATGTATTAAAGCAACATCTACAGCCAAAAGACCAAAGTCTCAATTCAAGGCTTTGGACTGCCCACTACAGGCACTGACCCAAAACTCCCACCCCCCAGGGCGCTCAGGTGAGCGTTTCCCACCCTGGGCTAAGGTCACACAATAGGAGGGTCCGAGTCCAGGGACTTCTCTTAGGTTATCAGAGGCTGGGTATGCCCTCAGCCCCTCActgctaaccttttttttttttttggtcaaaaacaaacaaaagtgcagaTCCCTCCGCAGTCTGGAAACCAGTTCCTTGTGCAGTGCTTTCCTCTGGGAGCGTCAGGCTCGGCCACAGTCTCGCGCCGCCACGTGAAGCACCCACAAAAGGACTGACAACCCACCCCCAGTGCATTCCCCACCCTCACACATAAATAAACACTTGCTGCAACCCGGAACCACATCCAGAGGGGAAGTTTCACATGGCTCGGAATCCTTTAAAACAGGAGAGCAAATCACGCACGCACGCATGCACACGCACACCTGCACTCACCCCACCTCCCTACCCACGAACTCAGGCCCAGGAAAGGAGGGGCTACATGAGAGAGGCCACATGTGCCAATGGCTGGGTCTCCAGGGCCTCGGTGATGGTCTGGGCCAGGTGGGAATGGTGGCATGGGGCCACAGGACAGAGATGAAAGGGACACCAGACAGAGTGCTAACCTCCCTGGAGTCACAGACTTCAGCTCTAGGGGGAGGGTGGCAAGTAGCCAGCTGGCAGCTCCCTAGGGCCCAGGCCTGAGAGGAAGCGGGGGCTGGAGTCAGACCTATCTGGGTGGCAGGGCCCGAGAAGGCCTGCTGAGGTTGGATGGCTTTGAGTGAGAGGACAGCTGGGTGATGACGGCAGTGACACGGGGCAGTCTCTCCCTATTCTGAGGAGGGCCAGGCCCCAGCCGCGGTTCTTCCTTCCCTGTGAGCTGGGACACACCAACCCTAAACCAGGCgtgtgaaggagggagggaggcagggagggagcagggagcagCAATTCACATCTGGACCATTCTTAGCACAGGAAGCCACTAATTAAAGATGTTATATAGAAAACtacatgtaaaaaagaaaaaaagaaaaagaaatataaaacccaAACCAACCAGATAAATCAGAGGCAGGCAGGAGAACAGCAGGGGGGCTGAGCTAAACACGGTTCGGTGCTTCAGGAGCCCCCTCCCACTCCATGCCTGGGCTGGATCTTGTTTCTAGAAGTTAAGAGTGAGCAGATTGGAaatctttttgtgtatttttcttttcctcttttttttggcctttcctttcctttctcttttctgtggTCTTGGGTGCTCCTGGCCCCACGGGCAGGTGGGCGGTCAGTTGGCCAGCACGACGGGCTGAAACGGCTGGCTGGGATACTGCATGGTGTTCAGGTTGTAGCTGAGGCCTTCCACGAAGGGCGTCTTCTCCAAGAAGAGGCTGTTGGCGCCCCCTCCAAATACCTGGGCCATGTCGAAGCTGCTGCTGTTGCAGGTGCCAGCCCCACTGCCCCCGAAGGGGGCCGGGGTGCCACTGCCCTGGCCATCGGCCCCATCACAGAAGAGGCTGGGAGAGCCACCGCCGTTGTACACGAATTCCTTGGCATTGGGTGAGAGCTGGGACTGAGGGGCTGGGTTGGTGGCGATGAAGTTCAGTGAatgcagagacagagaaaggctcTTCTGCTTCAGCAGGCTGTTGGTGGGAGAGCGGGCCATGCGGGGCTGCTGCGGGGGGATCTGCTGGCCACttgccccgcccccggcccccccacccccacccgctgcCCCGCCCCCCTTCTTCATCTTGGTGGAGCCAAACTTGGTGGCTGCAAAGGAGGCGGTGGTGAAAGTGATGGGCTGAGTGGAGCGGGGCATAAAGGTGGGGCTGGGCGACTGGCCAAAGGACGGTGACGGGGAGTTGGACAGGGAGCTGTCCTGGCTGCCGATGGGCACAAACACCTGGGCATCGGGATTGAAGCTGCTCTTGATCTCCTTGTCCAGCTCTGGGGCAACACAGCCCTCGCTGTCATCCAGGTAGAGCACTTTCACAGCCCCCTTCTCACCAATCTGGTAGGACACCTCGAAAGGGTCGATCCAGACGCTCAGCTCCTCGGGCACGTTGGCCCGCACATCCT
It encodes the following:
- the TOB2 gene encoding protein Tob2 — protein: MQLEIKVALNFIISYLYNKLPRRRADLFGEELERLLKKKYEGHWYPDKPLKGSGFRCVHIGEIVDPVVELAAKRSGLAVEDVRANVPEELSVWIDPFEVSYQIGEKGAVKVLYLDDSEGCVAPELDKEIKSSFNPDAQVFVPIGSQDSSLSNSPSPSFGQSPSPTFMPRSTQPITFTTASFAATKFGSTKMKKGGGAAGGGGGAGGGASGQQIPPQQPRMARSPTNSLLKQKSLSLSLHSLNFIATNPAPQSQLSPNAKEFVYNGGGSPSLFCDGADGQGSGTPAPFGGSGAGTCNSSSFDMAQVFGGGANSLFLEKTPFVEGLSYNLNTMQYPSQPFQPVVLAN